Proteins found in one Clostridium kluyveri DSM 555 genomic segment:
- a CDS encoding ABC transporter ATP-binding protein: MELEICNLTKQYKDKIAVNNVSLNISPGVWGLLGANGARKTTLIRMIAGIMVPTSGKILYDGIEIGVLKGAYRDILGYLPQDFGFYPEFTVMDYLKYIAALKGLTKYDTKEKIDELLQILTLTEVRKKKISKLSGGMKRRVGIAQALLNDPEVLILDEPTSGLDPGERVKFRKLISEFAQDRIVLISTHIVSDVEYIATCNAIMKDGEIISTGTTEELVKTVEGKVWESIISPRQLTHYEKIARIVNVLNEEDGNLSIRYLSNTPDVPNSKHAIPRLEDLYLWLFPEDGTGKEKI; the protein is encoded by the coding sequence ATGGAACTTGAAATTTGTAATTTGACCAAGCAATATAAAGATAAAATTGCTGTTAACAATGTAAGCTTGAATATATCCCCTGGTGTATGGGGACTTCTTGGTGCAAATGGTGCTAGAAAGACTACTTTAATAAGAATGATTGCTGGCATTATGGTACCAACTTCAGGAAAGATATTATATGATGGGATTGAAATTGGTGTACTTAAGGGAGCTTATCGTGATATTTTAGGGTATCTACCCCAGGATTTTGGTTTCTATCCTGAATTTACAGTGATGGATTATCTGAAATATATTGCAGCTTTAAAAGGCCTTACTAAATATGATACAAAAGAAAAAATAGATGAATTGCTTCAAATACTTACTCTTACTGAAGTTAGAAAAAAGAAAATTTCTAAACTTTCTGGAGGAATGAAGAGACGGGTAGGTATTGCACAAGCCCTCTTGAATGATCCGGAAGTTTTAATATTAGATGAACCAACCAGTGGTCTTGATCCAGGAGAACGTGTGAAATTTCGCAAACTTATTTCTGAGTTTGCTCAAGATAGAATTGTGTTGATTTCTACTCATATTGTTTCTGATGTGGAATATATTGCTACCTGCAATGCCATTATGAAAGATGGAGAAATCATTTCCACGGGGACTACTGAAGAACTTGTAAAAACTGTTGAAGGCAAGGTATGGGAGAGCATAATATCACCTAGACAACTTACCCATTATGAAAAAATTGCCCGTATTGTAAATGTATTAAATGAGGAAGATGGAAATCTTTCTATAAGGTACTTGTCAAATACACCAGATGTTCCTAATTCAAAACATGCTATTCCACGGCTTGAGGATTTGTATTTATGGCTTTTCCCTGAAGATGGAACAGGAAAGGAGAAAATTTGA
- a CDS encoding RNA polymerase sigma factor, with amino-acid sequence MIQEYNILQKIENDNTICLEDLINLYYPDVFRYCLWHTPNRQAAEDATQETFLKTIRYFKKYIHCGKFKSYVYKVASNVCIDIWRKKGMESLPENLAYMENGFAQTEFDLDLKCLVENLPEKYREIVLLRFAQDLSMREIAEIENIPLRTVQSRLRAALKQIKKNVRKGEQAHE; translated from the coding sequence TTGATTCAGGAATATAATATATTACAAAAAATTGAAAATGACAATACAATTTGTTTGGAAGATTTGATTAATCTTTATTATCCAGATGTATTTCGATACTGCCTTTGGCATACACCAAATCGTCAAGCGGCAGAAGATGCTACTCAGGAAACATTTTTAAAGACTATTCGCTATTTTAAAAAATATATTCATTGTGGAAAATTTAAATCTTATGTATATAAAGTAGCTTCAAATGTATGTATTGATATTTGGCGTAAAAAGGGAATGGAGTCTCTGCCTGAAAATCTGGCATATATGGAAAATGGATTTGCACAAACTGAATTTGATTTGGACTTGAAGTGTCTGGTAGAAAATTTGCCTGAAAAATATAGAGAAATTGTATTACTAAGGTTTGCACAGGATTTATCCATGAGAGAAATTGCAGAAATAGAAAATATACCACTTAGAACTGTACAATCGCGTTTACGGGCGGCACTGAAACAAATTAAGAAAAATGTTAGAAAAGGAGAACAGGCTCATGAATAA